One region of Dokdonia sp. 4H-3-7-5 genomic DNA includes:
- a CDS encoding 1,4-dihydroxy-2-naphthoyl-CoA synthase, giving the protein MDKPNWQTAKEYKDITYKKSNGVARIAFNRPDVRNAFRPNTTKELYDAFYDANEDRSIGVVLLSAEGPSSKDGVYSFCSGGDQKARGKEGYVGEDGYHRLNILEVQRLIRFMPKAVIAVVPGWAVGGGHSLHVVCDLTLASKEHAIFKQTDADVTSFDGGYGSAYLAKMVGQKKAREIFFLGRNYSAQEAYEMGMVNAVIPHAELEDTAYEWAQEILAKSPISIKMLKFAMNLTDDGMVGQQVFAGEATRLAYMTDEAVEGRNAFLEKRAPNFEKKWIP; this is encoded by the coding sequence ATGGATAAGCCAAACTGGCAAACAGCCAAAGAATACAAAGACATTACTTATAAGAAGAGTAATGGAGTAGCGAGAATAGCATTTAATAGGCCAGATGTGCGAAACGCATTTAGACCTAATACTACAAAGGAATTATATGATGCCTTTTATGATGCAAATGAGGATAGATCTATAGGTGTAGTACTTCTATCTGCTGAAGGGCCATCATCTAAGGATGGTGTATATAGTTTTTGCTCTGGTGGTGATCAAAAAGCTCGCGGTAAAGAAGGATATGTAGGAGAGGATGGATATCATAGACTTAACATACTAGAAGTGCAACGTCTTATACGTTTTATGCCTAAGGCAGTAATTGCTGTTGTTCCAGGGTGGGCAGTGGGAGGAGGGCACAGCCTGCACGTAGTTTGTGACCTAACACTTGCAAGTAAGGAGCACGCAATTTTTAAACAGACAGATGCAGATGTAACTTCTTTTGACGGTGGTTATGGAAGTGCTTACCTCGCAAAAATGGTAGGGCAGAAGAAAGCAAGAGAGATTTTCTTCTTAGGTAGAAACTATTCTGCGCAGGAAGCTTATGAGATGGGAATGGTAAATGCCGTAATACCACATGCAGAGCTAGAAGATACTGCATACGAGTGGGCGCAAGAAATTCTTGCCAAATCACCTATCTCTATAAAGATGCTCAAGTTTGCCATGAACCTTACAGATGATGGCATGGTGGGGCAACAAGTTTTTGCCGGAGAAGCGACACGTCTTGCATATATGACAGACGAAGCTGTAGAGGGTAGAAATGCCTTTCTAGAAAAAAGAGCACCTAATTTTGAGAAGAAGTGGATTCCATAG
- a CDS encoding M42 family metallopeptidase, which yields MASKSILNKKSLDFLERYLNNAAPTGYEWDGQKLWMDYLTPYVDEFITDTYGTAVAVINPDAKYKVVIEGHADEISWYVNYIADNGLIYVIRNGGSDHQIAPSKIVNVHTKDGIVKGVFGWPAIHTRDKSKEEAPKPDNIFIDVGAADKEEVEKMGIFVGCVITYPDTFHVLNGNKFVCRAIDNRAGGFMIAEVARLLHENKKTLPFGLYITNSVQEEIGLRGAQMIAERIKPNVAIVTDVTHDTTTPMIEMKKQGHVELGKGPVIAYAPAVQQKLRDRITETAEKNKLPFQRAALSRATGTDTDAFAYSGSGVASALISLPLRYMHTTVEMVHREDVENVIKLIYETLLTIEDGETFSYFE from the coding sequence ATGGCTTCAAAAAGCATTTTAAATAAAAAGTCTCTAGACTTTCTCGAACGTTACCTCAACAACGCTGCTCCTACTGGTTATGAGTGGGACGGTCAAAAGTTGTGGATGGATTATCTCACTCCTTATGTAGATGAATTTATCACAGATACCTATGGAACTGCAGTTGCAGTAATTAATCCAGACGCAAAATATAAAGTAGTAATAGAAGGACATGCAGACGAAATATCTTGGTATGTAAATTATATAGCAGATAACGGACTTATATATGTAATACGTAATGGCGGTAGTGATCACCAGATTGCTCCCTCTAAGATTGTAAATGTGCACACTAAGGATGGCATTGTAAAAGGAGTTTTTGGGTGGCCAGCAATTCACACTCGCGATAAGTCTAAAGAAGAAGCTCCAAAACCTGATAACATTTTTATAGATGTAGGCGCAGCAGATAAAGAAGAAGTTGAAAAAATGGGCATATTTGTGGGCTGTGTAATCACTTACCCAGATACGTTCCATGTTTTAAACGGAAATAAATTTGTGTGCCGTGCGATAGATAATCGTGCAGGTGGCTTTATGATTGCAGAAGTTGCTAGACTACTTCATGAGAATAAAAAGACCTTACCTTTTGGTCTTTATATTACAAATTCTGTACAAGAGGAAATAGGGTTACGTGGGGCACAAATGATTGCAGAGCGCATCAAGCCTAATGTGGCAATCGTTACAGATGTAACTCATGACACCACAACGCCTATGATAGAGATGAAAAAGCAAGGACATGTAGAACTAGGTAAAGGACCCGTGATCGCTTATGCTCCTGCGGTACAGCAAAAGCTACGTGATCGTATTACAGAAACAGCCGAAAAGAATAAACTTCCTTTCCAGAGAGCTGCACTTTCTCGTGCTACGGGTACAGATACAGATGCATTTGCTTATAGCGGTAGCGGCGTAGCCTCTGCCCTTATATCACTACCATTAAGATATATGCACACTACTGTAGAAATGGTGCACCGTGAAGATGTAGAAAATGTGATTAAACTTATATATGAAACGCTACTTACTATAGAAGATGGTGAGACATTCTCTTATTTTGAATAA
- a CDS encoding DUF4294 domain-containing protein, which produces MRIHNLLYIIVFIAGFAQAQETPVDSTEVAIEYYIIQGDTIPRSAIDLNEVIVFKRLKFDNKEDRRRYLILRRKTRKVFPYAKLAADRLVELNSRLDSIEGKRARKKYTKIIHKYLEGEFSAELKKLTRTEGQILIKLIHRQTGETAFELIKRLRSGWRAFWYNTTASAFDISLKREFDPVNEEEDFLIEDILQRSFQSRILETQPSALDFEFLELSDKWKEKGVE; this is translated from the coding sequence ATGCGCATACATAATCTTCTATATATAATAGTATTCATAGCAGGGTTTGCTCAAGCCCAAGAAACTCCTGTAGATTCGACAGAGGTAGCAATTGAATATTACATCATTCAGGGAGACACCATCCCAAGGAGCGCTATAGATCTTAATGAGGTTATCGTTTTTAAAAGATTAAAATTTGATAACAAAGAAGACCGCAGACGCTATTTAATATTACGCCGAAAAACCAGAAAGGTTTTTCCTTACGCAAAACTTGCTGCAGATAGGCTTGTGGAATTAAATAGTAGATTAGATTCTATAGAGGGTAAACGCGCAAGAAAGAAGTACACAAAAATCATTCATAAATATTTAGAAGGAGAATTTTCGGCAGAGCTTAAGAAACTCACACGCACCGAAGGACAAATACTTATTAAGCTCATACACCGTCAAACAGGCGAGACAGCATTCGAATTGATAAAGAGGTTGCGTAGCGGTTGGAGAGCATTCTGGTACAATACTACCGCCAGTGCTTTTGACATATCACTTAAGAGAGAGTTTGATCCAGTAAACGAGGAAGAAGATTTCCTTATAGAAGATATACTGCAACGCTCTTTTCAATCAAGAATTCTAGAAACACAGCCTAGCGCTTTAGACTTTGAGTTTTTAGAATTATCAGATAAGTGGAAGGAGAAAGGAGTAGAGTAA
- a CDS encoding DinB family protein, whose amino-acid sequence MRREIVSVINKNLGNAVTLIDTISEDTYIDNTVGPYYSSIGSHIRHALDFFDCVINGIQSNNIDLTARKRDEVISTNPEAAKNKIYEIQQQLVSFIGVNTDYLLHVTDNLGAGKETIMYTLESVLAQANTHATHHYAIISYMLQTLGVETVIEGFGYNPSTPVPKREGI is encoded by the coding sequence ATGCGGAGAGAAATCGTTAGTGTTATCAATAAAAATTTGGGAAATGCCGTTACTCTAATAGATACTATATCAGAAGATACTTATATTGATAATACTGTTGGTCCCTATTATAGTAGTATAGGTTCCCATATTAGGCACGCATTAGACTTTTTTGACTGTGTTATCAATGGTATACAATCTAACAACATTGACCTTACCGCGCGTAAGAGGGATGAAGTGATTTCAACAAATCCAGAGGCTGCAAAGAATAAGATATATGAAATCCAACAGCAATTAGTATCATTTATAGGAGTGAATACAGACTACTTATTACATGTTACAGACAACCTAGGGGCCGGTAAAGAAACAATCATGTACACACTTGAGAGTGTACTTGCTCAAGCTAATACGCATGCAACACATCACTATGCAATTATAAGTTATATGTTGCAAACTCTTGGAGTAGAAACTGTAATCGAAGGTTTTGGATATAATCCATCTACACCAGTTCCAAAAAGAGAGGGTATTTAA
- a CDS encoding DUF6095 family protein, with translation MNIMHTNKEKLAKGVKLMGGTLLLLVTAPIILNSSFKNQDHPMFIPILGIGIILFIAAIYFGFKGIRMLMKALFND, from the coding sequence ATGAATATCATGCACACAAATAAAGAAAAGCTAGCCAAAGGTGTTAAACTTATGGGAGGAACTCTTTTATTATTAGTAACAGCACCTATAATTCTTAACTCTTCCTTTAAAAATCAGGATCATCCTATGTTTATCCCTATTCTGGGCATTGGAATTATATTATTTATTGCTGCTATTTATTTTGGATTCAAAGGAATAAGAATGCTTATGAAAGCATTATTTAATGATTAA
- the murQ gene encoding N-acetylmuramic acid 6-phosphate etherase: MTFTRTTEQDSHYDHLEKMTTTELLSNINKEDKTVPNAVEKVIPHIEKLVDVIVSKLEKGGRLFYMGAGTSGRLGVVDASECPPTFGVSPETVIGIIAGGDEAIRNAVEFAEDSKNQGWEDLSCHNISDNDVVIGIAASGTTPYVISALEKCNEKNIITGCITCNEGSPLALTAVYPIVPVVGPEFVTGSSRMKAGTAQKLILNMISTATMIKLGHIKGNKMVDMQLSNEKLVKRGTNMIMTSLNIPEKEANTLLLTYGSVRKAIHEYHAHK, from the coding sequence GTGACATTTACAAGAACAACAGAACAAGATTCTCACTACGATCATCTTGAAAAGATGACTACCACAGAGCTGCTCTCAAATATTAATAAAGAGGACAAAACAGTTCCAAATGCAGTTGAGAAGGTAATCCCACATATTGAAAAATTAGTGGACGTGATTGTATCAAAATTAGAAAAAGGCGGAAGACTGTTTTACATGGGAGCCGGAACTAGCGGTCGCTTAGGTGTTGTAGATGCAAGCGAGTGCCCTCCTACCTTTGGTGTATCTCCTGAAACGGTTATTGGAATAATTGCAGGTGGTGATGAGGCAATAAGGAACGCGGTAGAATTTGCAGAGGATAGTAAAAATCAAGGCTGGGAAGATCTTAGCTGCCATAATATTTCAGATAACGATGTCGTAATTGGTATTGCTGCATCAGGAACAACACCGTACGTTATTAGTGCTCTAGAGAAATGTAACGAAAAAAATATCATTACCGGATGCATTACTTGTAATGAAGGAAGCCCACTTGCATTAACGGCTGTATATCCAATAGTTCCAGTTGTGGGTCCAGAATTTGTTACGGGAAGCTCACGTATGAAAGCAGGAACAGCTCAAAAGCTAATTCTCAATATGATATCTACAGCTACTATGATTAAGCTAGGACATATTAAGGGAAATAAAATGGTAGATATGCAACTCAGTAATGAGAAGCTAGTAAAACGAGGAACTAATATGATTATGACCTCACTTAATATACCAGAAAAAGAAGCAAACACTTTGTTATTAACCTACGGCAGTGTACGTAAAGCAATACATGAATATCATGCACACAAATAA
- a CDS encoding cell division protein ZapA, translating into MADKLKIKLSIADRVYPLTIDPAQEEGLRKATKEIEAMVKQFEQSYAVRDKQDVLAMCALQFASKVTQKTINEDSLSDETAARLQKLAALLDESLT; encoded by the coding sequence ATGGCAGACAAACTTAAAATTAAATTGTCAATTGCAGATCGCGTATACCCGCTTACTATTGATCCAGCTCAAGAGGAAGGATTACGTAAAGCGACTAAGGAGATTGAAGCAATGGTAAAGCAATTTGAGCAGAGTTATGCCGTTAGAGATAAGCAAGATGTATTAGCAATGTGTGCATTGCAATTTGCTTCAAAGGTTACCCAAAAAACTATAAATGAAGACTCTCTTAGTGATGAGACAGCAGCTAGATTACAAAAACTAGCGGCACTCCTCGATGAGAGCTTAACATAG
- the rny gene encoding ribonuclease Y, which produces MEHNALLFIVGVIALALGFLIAKMLERNNASQIIKRAKKSAQGILKEATSDGESLKKDKILQAKEKFIELKAEHEKVILSRDKKMNDAEKRARDKESQVSGELSRNKKLNQSLEDKIKDYDKRLEYVDKKKAEAEKMHESTVQQLEVISGLSAEEAKSQLVTTLKDQAKADAMKHVQTAIEEAKMTAEQEAKKIIINTIQRIGTEEAVENCVSVFNLESDDVKGRIIGREGRNIRAIEAATGVEIIVDDTPEAIILSCFDSVRREVARLSLHKLVTDGRIHPARIEEVVQKTTKQIEQEIVEVGKRTVIDLGIHGLHPELIKAVGRMKYRSSYGQNLLQHSREVAKLCSVMAAELGVNAKLARRAGLLHDIGKVPDTDTETPHAILGMQWAEKYGEKPDVCNAIGAHHDEIEMTSLLSPIVQVCDAISGARPGARRQVLDSYIQRLKDLEEIAFGFQGVKKAYAIQAGRELRVIVESEKVNDDKASNLSFEISQKIQTDMTYPGQVKVTVIRETRAVNIAK; this is translated from the coding sequence ATGGAACATAATGCACTCTTGTTCATCGTAGGTGTGATTGCACTAGCTTTAGGCTTTCTTATAGCAAAAATGCTAGAACGTAACAACGCATCGCAGATTATCAAACGCGCTAAGAAAAGTGCCCAAGGCATTTTAAAAGAAGCAACTTCTGATGGAGAGTCTCTTAAAAAAGATAAAATATTACAAGCAAAAGAAAAATTTATTGAGCTTAAAGCAGAGCATGAAAAAGTAATATTATCTCGTGATAAGAAAATGAATGATGCAGAGAAACGCGCTAGAGACAAAGAATCTCAAGTAAGTGGAGAGCTTTCGCGAAATAAAAAATTAAATCAATCACTAGAAGATAAGATTAAAGATTACGATAAGCGCTTAGAATACGTAGATAAGAAAAAGGCTGAAGCAGAAAAGATGCATGAGAGTACTGTACAGCAGCTTGAAGTTATTTCTGGACTTTCTGCGGAAGAAGCAAAAAGTCAACTTGTAACAACGCTGAAAGATCAAGCGAAGGCCGATGCAATGAAGCATGTTCAAACTGCCATCGAAGAGGCAAAAATGACGGCAGAGCAGGAAGCTAAGAAGATTATCATAAATACGATACAACGTATTGGGACAGAAGAAGCGGTAGAAAATTGTGTATCTGTCTTTAATCTAGAAAGTGACGACGTAAAAGGTAGAATCATAGGTCGTGAAGGACGTAACATACGCGCTATAGAAGCTGCAACGGGTGTTGAGATTATAGTAGATGATACTCCTGAGGCAATCATACTTTCATGTTTTGATAGTGTGCGTCGTGAGGTAGCTCGTCTATCTCTTCACAAGCTTGTAACAGACGGTCGTATTCACCCAGCACGTATAGAAGAAGTTGTTCAAAAGACGACAAAACAGATAGAACAAGAAATTGTTGAAGTAGGTAAGCGTACGGTGATTGACTTAGGAATACACGGTTTACACCCAGAGCTTATTAAAGCTGTTGGACGTATGAAATATCGTTCTTCTTATGGACAGAACTTATTACAACACAGTAGAGAAGTAGCAAAACTTTGTAGCGTAATGGCTGCAGAACTTGGTGTAAATGCTAAGCTTGCTCGTAGAGCTGGACTTTTACATGATATAGGTAAAGTGCCAGATACTGATACAGAAACTCCACACGCAATCTTAGGAATGCAGTGGGCAGAAAAATATGGAGAGAAGCCAGACGTGTGTAATGCCATAGGAGCTCACCATGATGAGATAGAGATGACTAGTTTGTTATCACCTATTGTTCAAGTTTGTGACGCTATAAGTGGTGCACGCCCAGGAGCGCGCCGTCAGGTCCTAGATTCATACATCCAACGACTTAAAGATCTAGAAGAAATTGCTTTTGGTTTTCAAGGTGTTAAAAAAGCATATGCGATACAAGCAGGACGAGAACTACGTGTTATTGTGGAGAGCGAAAAAGTAAATGATGATAAAGCATCTAATTTATCTTTTGAGATTTCTCAAAAAATTCAAACAGATATGACCTATCCAGGTCAAGTGAAAGTTACGGTAATACGCGAGACAAGAGCGGTAAATATTGCAAAGTAA
- a CDS encoding GNAT family N-acetyltransferase, with protein sequence MQIVVATISHTPYAQIICDTIAESSKVRGTGIARRTPEYVISKMEAGNAVIALEGDVFAGFCYIEAWGHEKFIANSGLIVHPDFRGQGLAKKIKGEIFKLSRKRYPDAKIFGITTGLAVMKINSDLGYKPVTFSELTTDESFWKGCQTCKNFDVLTRTEQKMCLCTGMLYDPSKELKSTEKNTVKAPVFNRLKQIKEKLFLKKNK encoded by the coding sequence ATGCAAATTGTTGTAGCCACGATTTCGCACACACCATATGCTCAGATTATCTGTGATACTATCGCAGAGTCATCTAAAGTTCGTGGTACAGGAATCGCTCGTAGAACTCCAGAATACGTAATCTCAAAGATGGAAGCAGGTAATGCTGTCATTGCTTTAGAGGGAGACGTTTTTGCTGGCTTCTGTTATATAGAAGCTTGGGGACACGAAAAATTTATTGCCAACTCTGGACTTATTGTTCACCCAGACTTTAGGGGACAAGGACTTGCCAAAAAAATTAAAGGAGAAATATTTAAGCTTTCGCGAAAGCGTTATCCAGATGCAAAAATCTTTGGAATCACTACGGGTCTTGCTGTGATGAAGATTAATAGTGACCTAGGTTATAAACCCGTCACATTTTCTGAACTCACAACAGATGAAAGCTTCTGGAAAGGTTGCCAGACCTGCAAGAACTTTGATGTACTCACACGTACAGAGCAAAAGATGTGCTTATGCACAGGGATGCTCTATGATCCATCAAAAGAATTAAAATCTACAGAAAAAAATACTGTAAAGGCACCTGTTTTTAACAGGCTAAAACAAATAAAGGAAAAGCTATTCCTTAAAAAAAATAAGTAA
- the argG gene encoding argininosuccinate synthase, which produces MKKLILAYSGGLDTSYCVKYFTAEMGYEVHAVSVNTGGFTDQEIANNKEKALALGASSYTNIDAVATFYDTVVKYLIFGNVLKNNSYPLSVSAERIVQAIEIANFAKAQNADAIAHGSTGAGNDQVRFDMTFQTIVPELEIITPIRDQTLSRKQEIDYLQSHGISWSWEKAQYSINQGLWGTSVGGAQTLTSHQTLPEDAYPSQLEASDSQTLKIGFTQGEPISLNGKKGSPVEIIEQLEDIASKYAIGRGMHVGDTIIGIKGRVGFEAAAPLIILEAHRTLEKHTLSKWQLQHKENIALWYGTHLHEGLYLEPVMRDFEAFLKSSQNTVTGEVELILHPYRFEVVGITSDYDLMQSKVASYGEENQGWTATEAKGFIKILGNQSRIIANQNK; this is translated from the coding sequence ATGAAAAAATTAATCTTAGCATACTCAGGAGGACTCGATACAAGCTATTGTGTAAAATATTTTACTGCCGAAATGGGATATGAAGTGCACGCTGTAAGTGTAAATACAGGTGGATTTACAGATCAAGAAATTGCAAATAACAAAGAGAAAGCCCTTGCACTAGGAGCAAGCTCATATACAAATATAGATGCCGTAGCTACATTTTATGATACGGTGGTAAAGTACCTAATTTTTGGTAATGTACTTAAGAACAATAGTTATCCACTTTCTGTAAGTGCAGAACGTATAGTGCAAGCCATAGAGATTGCAAATTTTGCCAAAGCTCAAAACGCAGATGCTATTGCTCACGGTAGTACGGGTGCAGGTAACGATCAGGTACGTTTTGATATGACCTTCCAGACTATTGTGCCAGAGTTAGAAATAATAACGCCGATAAGAGATCAAACGCTTTCGCGAAAGCAAGAAATCGATTACCTACAGAGTCACGGTATCTCATGGTCTTGGGAGAAAGCGCAATACTCGATCAATCAAGGTTTATGGGGTACAAGTGTAGGAGGGGCACAAACCCTAACCTCACATCAAACACTTCCTGAAGATGCATATCCTAGTCAGCTGGAAGCTAGCGATTCGCAAACCTTAAAGATTGGATTCACACAAGGGGAACCTATATCACTTAATGGTAAGAAAGGGTCACCAGTGGAGATTATAGAGCAACTAGAAGACATCGCAAGCAAGTATGCCATAGGTCGCGGGATGCACGTAGGCGATACCATTATTGGTATAAAAGGAAGAGTAGGTTTTGAAGCTGCAGCTCCTCTAATCATACTTGAAGCACATCGCACTCTTGAGAAACACACGCTTTCAAAATGGCAATTACAACATAAAGAAAACATCGCTTTGTGGTATGGTACTCACTTACACGAGGGATTATACCTAGAGCCAGTAATGAGAGACTTTGAAGCCTTCTTAAAGAGCAGCCAGAATACTGTCACGGGAGAGGTCGAGTTGATATTACATCCATATAGATTTGAGGTAGTAGGTATCACATCAGATTATGATCTTATGCAATCTAAGGTAGCGAGTTATGGAGAAGAAAACCAAGGATGGACTGCTACCGAGGCAAAAGGGTTTATAAAAATATTAGGTAATCAGTCTAGAATCATAGCAAACCAAAACAAATGA
- the argC gene encoding N-acetyl-gamma-glutamyl-phosphate reductase, with product MKNIGIIGGAGYTAGELIRLLIHHPEVQIDFIYSTSNAGNAVGIVHQDLAYVDFAFTSEVNTSVDVVFLCLGHGNSGKFLEQYSFSLSTKIIDLSNEFRLKSDVTFKDRTFVYGLPEINKEAIINAQNIANPGCFATAIQLALLPLASAYLLNKDVHINAVTGATGAGVKPSATTHFGWRDNNFSHYKAFNHQHLGEIGESVVQLQESFNSELHFIPQRGNFSRGIFATAYTYFEGTIEEAYALYDDFYKDSPFAKAVKAPLHLKQVVNTNYCFIHLEKHGNKLLITSVIDNLLKGASGQAVENMNLMFGWAQDTGLHLKASYF from the coding sequence ATGAAAAATATAGGAATCATAGGTGGTGCAGGTTATACTGCTGGGGAGCTCATTAGACTGCTTATTCATCACCCGGAAGTGCAGATTGACTTCATTTACAGTACTAGTAATGCTGGTAATGCAGTAGGGATAGTTCATCAAGATCTTGCTTATGTAGATTTTGCTTTTACAAGTGAGGTAAACACAAGTGTAGATGTAGTTTTTTTATGTCTAGGTCACGGTAACTCTGGTAAATTTCTTGAGCAATATAGCTTCTCTTTAAGCACGAAGATTATTGATTTGAGTAATGAGTTTAGACTTAAAAGTGATGTCACTTTTAAGGATAGAACATTTGTATACGGCTTGCCAGAAATTAATAAAGAAGCAATTATTAATGCGCAAAATATTGCAAACCCTGGCTGCTTTGCTACTGCTATTCAGCTTGCATTATTGCCGCTGGCGAGTGCTTATTTACTCAATAAAGATGTGCATATTAACGCCGTAACAGGTGCTACGGGAGCGGGAGTAAAACCAAGTGCTACTACGCATTTTGGGTGGAGAGATAATAACTTCTCACACTACAAGGCTTTTAATCATCAGCATCTTGGGGAGATAGGAGAGTCTGTTGTTCAGCTGCAAGAGAGTTTTAACAGCGAACTTCATTTTATTCCGCAGCGTGGTAATTTTTCTAGAGGGATTTTTGCAACTGCCTACACATATTTTGAAGGTACGATTGAAGAAGCATATGCGCTTTATGATGATTTTTATAAGGATTCCCCTTTCGCGAAAGCGGTAAAAGCACCTTTACACCTTAAACAAGTGGTCAATACAAACTACTGCTTTATCCATTTAGAAAAACACGGTAATAAATTATTAATTACCAGCGTGATTGATAATCTCTTAAAAGGAGCGAGTGGTCAAGCTGTAGAAAATATGAATCTAATGTTTGGTTGGGCTCAAGATACTGGTCTCCATCTCAAGGCAAGTTATTTCTAA
- the proC gene encoding pyrroline-5-carboxylate reductase, with product MKIAIIGTGNLGLAIAKGLITNNAVTSLYLTKRDISSIEKWDAYKEVTTTSDNREAVVKSDILIFAVQPGHFASILEDIKELLTEKHIIISTITGFKVPQIAEIVGDDQFIIRAMPNTAIAVGQSMTCLCSNTAGEKRIAIAEAIFNKLGTSLIIPEGQMQAATVICASGIAFWMRLIRATTQGAIQLGFDAKEAQELAMQTCLGAATLVIKSGNHPEAEIDKVTTPKGCTIEGLNEMEHSGLSSSLIKGIVASYQKINSIS from the coding sequence ATGAAAATAGCAATCATTGGAACGGGGAATTTAGGTCTTGCCATCGCAAAAGGACTCATCACAAATAATGCGGTGACTAGCTTATATCTTACTAAAAGAGATATTTCGAGTATCGAAAAATGGGATGCGTACAAGGAAGTAACAACTACGAGTGATAACCGTGAGGCTGTTGTAAAAAGTGATATTCTCATTTTTGCAGTACAGCCAGGTCACTTTGCAAGTATACTTGAAGATATTAAAGAATTACTTACAGAAAAACATATTATCATCTCTACAATCACAGGTTTTAAAGTGCCGCAAATCGCTGAAATTGTAGGAGACGATCAATTTATTATACGTGCAATGCCTAACACTGCTATTGCCGTAGGTCAAAGTATGACCTGTTTATGTAGCAACACGGCAGGGGAAAAGCGTATTGCCATAGCCGAAGCCATTTTTAATAAACTAGGCACAAGTCTTATTATCCCAGAAGGACAGATGCAAGCTGCTACGGTAATCTGTGCGAGTGGTATTGCTTTCTGGATGCGATTGATAAGAGCAACTACGCAGGGAGCTATACAGTTAGGTTTTGACGCAAAAGAAGCGCAAGAACTTGCTATGCAAACCTGTCTAGGAGCTGCCACTTTGGTTATTAAATCTGGTAATCACCCAGAAGCAGAAATTGATAAAGTGACTACCCCAAAGGGCTGTACCATAGAAGGTCTCAATGAGATGGAACATTCAGGTTTAAGCTCTTCTCTCATAAAGGGAATCGTGGCTAGTTATCAAAAAATTAATAGCATCTCATAG